The Triticum dicoccoides isolate Atlit2015 ecotype Zavitan chromosome 6A, WEW_v2.0, whole genome shotgun sequence genome has a window encoding:
- the LOC119318460 gene encoding cinnamoyl-CoA reductase 1-like isoform X1, with product MRAKAKLVEIRTGSRLILICYCYLVLAHSRLCKQHPSTITMQSSSKAGGNGDEEHLVCVTGAGSFIGSWVVKELLLRGYHVRGTARDPAGRKNVHLLALDGAGERLTLCRADVMHGDSLRAAFRGCRGVFHVASPVSNDPELVPEAVEGTRTVVNAAADAGVRRLVFTSSYGAVHMDPNRSPDIVVDESCWSDYDYCKQTGNLYCCAKMMAEVVAKEAATKRGLELAVVVPATTIGPALQQTLNFSSDHVARYLTGAKPAYQNVVTAYIDVRDVARAHTLVYEHPDARGHRYICVSAVLHRAHFVRLLKDLYPQYPVTAKREDDGKPMAREYRFSNQKLGDLGLEFTDMRTSLYETVICLQHRGHVPVIVPRHRACL from the exons ATGCGTGCAAAAGCTAAATTAGTCGAGATACGCACTGGCTCACGTCTCATCCTAATTTGTTATTGTTATCTCGTTCTAGCACACTCCAGACTCTGCAAACAGCACCCGTCGACCATCACCATGCAGTCCAGCTCCAAGGCCGGCGGCAATGGCGACGAGGAGCACCTGGTTTGCGTGACGGGGGCGGGGAGCTTCATCGGCTCGTGGGTGGTCAAGGAGCTCCTCCTCCGTGGCTACCATGTCCGGGGAACCGCCAGAGATCCCG CTGGCCGCAAGAACGTGCACTTGCTGGCGCTGGATGGCGCCGGCGAGAGGCTCACGCTTTGCCGTGCCGACGTCATGCACGGCGACAGCCTCCGCGCTGCGTTCCGGGGCTGCCGCGGCGTGTTCCACGTCGCCTCCCCGGTCTCCAACGACCCC GAGCTCGTGCCGGAGGCCGTAGAGGGGACGAGGACTGTGGTCAACGCGGCGGCGGACGCTGGTGTGCGGCGCTTGGTGTTCACTTCCTCCTACGGCGCCGTGCACATGGACCCCAATCGGAGCCCCGACATCGTCGTCGACGAGTCGTGCTGGAGCGACTACGACTACTGCAAACAAACCGGC AATCTGTACTGCTGCGCTAAGATGATGGCGGAGGTCGTCGCGAAGGAGGCGGCGACCAAGAGGGGGCTGGAGCTGGcggtggtggtgccggcgacgaccaTCGGTCCTGCCCTACAGCAAACGCTCAACTTCAGCAGTGACCACGTCGCCCGCTACCTCACAGGCGCCAAGCCGGCCTACCAGAACGTCGTCACCGCCTACATCGATGTCCGAGACGTCGCCCGCGCGCACACCCTTGTCTACGAGCACCCTGACGCGCGCGGCCATCGCTACATCTGCGTCAGTGCCGTGCTGCACCGCGCCCACTTCGTCCGACTCCTCAAGGACCTCTACCCGCAGTACCCCGTCACCGCCAAGCGCGAAGACGACGGCAAGCCGATGGCGAGGGAGTACAGGTTCTCGAATCAGAAGCTCGGGGATCTGGGCTTGGAGTTCACTGACATGAGGACAAGTTTGTACGAGACGGTGATTTGCCTGCAGCACAGGGGCCATGTCCCTGTCATCGTGCCACGTCATCGTGCATGTTTGTGA
- the LOC119318460 gene encoding cinnamoyl-CoA reductase 1-like isoform X2: MQSSSKAGGNGDEEHLVCVTGAGSFIGSWVVKELLLRGYHVRGTARDPAGRKNVHLLALDGAGERLTLCRADVMHGDSLRAAFRGCRGVFHVASPVSNDPELVPEAVEGTRTVVNAAADAGVRRLVFTSSYGAVHMDPNRSPDIVVDESCWSDYDYCKQTGNLYCCAKMMAEVVAKEAATKRGLELAVVVPATTIGPALQQTLNFSSDHVARYLTGAKPAYQNVVTAYIDVRDVARAHTLVYEHPDARGHRYICVSAVLHRAHFVRLLKDLYPQYPVTAKREDDGKPMAREYRFSNQKLGDLGLEFTDMRTSLYETVICLQHRGHVPVIVPRHRACL; this comes from the exons ATGCAGTCCAGCTCCAAGGCCGGCGGCAATGGCGACGAGGAGCACCTGGTTTGCGTGACGGGGGCGGGGAGCTTCATCGGCTCGTGGGTGGTCAAGGAGCTCCTCCTCCGTGGCTACCATGTCCGGGGAACCGCCAGAGATCCCG CTGGCCGCAAGAACGTGCACTTGCTGGCGCTGGATGGCGCCGGCGAGAGGCTCACGCTTTGCCGTGCCGACGTCATGCACGGCGACAGCCTCCGCGCTGCGTTCCGGGGCTGCCGCGGCGTGTTCCACGTCGCCTCCCCGGTCTCCAACGACCCC GAGCTCGTGCCGGAGGCCGTAGAGGGGACGAGGACTGTGGTCAACGCGGCGGCGGACGCTGGTGTGCGGCGCTTGGTGTTCACTTCCTCCTACGGCGCCGTGCACATGGACCCCAATCGGAGCCCCGACATCGTCGTCGACGAGTCGTGCTGGAGCGACTACGACTACTGCAAACAAACCGGC AATCTGTACTGCTGCGCTAAGATGATGGCGGAGGTCGTCGCGAAGGAGGCGGCGACCAAGAGGGGGCTGGAGCTGGcggtggtggtgccggcgacgaccaTCGGTCCTGCCCTACAGCAAACGCTCAACTTCAGCAGTGACCACGTCGCCCGCTACCTCACAGGCGCCAAGCCGGCCTACCAGAACGTCGTCACCGCCTACATCGATGTCCGAGACGTCGCCCGCGCGCACACCCTTGTCTACGAGCACCCTGACGCGCGCGGCCATCGCTACATCTGCGTCAGTGCCGTGCTGCACCGCGCCCACTTCGTCCGACTCCTCAAGGACCTCTACCCGCAGTACCCCGTCACCGCCAAGCGCGAAGACGACGGCAAGCCGATGGCGAGGGAGTACAGGTTCTCGAATCAGAAGCTCGGGGATCTGGGCTTGGAGTTCACTGACATGAGGACAAGTTTGTACGAGACGGTGATTTGCCTGCAGCACAGGGGCCATGTCCCTGTCATCGTGCCACGTCATCGTGCATGTTTGTGA